The segment GTCTAATGGTACTGAAATTATAGCCTACGCCACCCCCGGATTTAAAAACTGCGGCAGTCTCTTTCAACGTCTGGTACATGGAATCCAAACTATCTTCCACTGCCAAGACAAAGCATGCCCCAGGCTGCCACGGTCGGTCGGGCTTTCCTATATTGGCCCAAATTGGCGTTGACGGTATAAATAATAAATCGCCTATCACCGACGAGAACTTTTCTTCCCATACTTTATTTTCTTCATCTTCGACACTGGCAGCAGTGCGTGATAAACGAAAAACAGCCTGCTCAAATGTCTCTATAATCTCGCCATTCTCATTCTTTTGTGCATAACGTGCTTCAAAAACTTTTTGACCATTGTCTGATAGTCTCATTTTCTAACGAGCCCCCTCCCACTTCCATTCCACTATATTATATTAAAAAATACTCAATAATGACAGGTAAAAACAGGCAGATATTCTTTTGTTCTGCCAAAAATAAGACCCGCCTTCATTTTTTACGCTAGCGGTTCTCTATTGGTGGTCACAAAGTTAAGTGTAGGGTTTTTGCTTTGTACCCAGTTAAGGGCTGTTTCATTTTTGAAAAGCACTACCAATTGCCCGAATCGGTCTTTGGCCAACAAACTATTCATACTCTTTAACTCCTGGGTTTTTATTTCTTCCCCGCGAACCCAGCGGGCTAATCTGTGAGGAAGTCTTTCTAGGATAACTTCAGCACCGTATTCGTGGAGAAGCCTAAATTGGAAGACTTCAAACTGCAGTTCACCGACAACGCCCAAGATTATATCCTCTGAGCCGTTTAAAAAGGACTTGTAGACTTGTACAGCGCCTTCTTCGGCTAACTGCTTTAACCCTTTATAAAACCGCTTTTGTTTCATGGCCTCCTTAATAAATACCTTGGCAAAATATTCCGGTGAAAACTGGGGCAGTTCTTCGTATTCGAGCGGCTTTCCCTCGTACACGGTGTCGCCGATTTGAAATATTCCCGGGTCATAAATTCCCACTATATCGCCTGCACATGCTTCTTCAATAATATCTCTGCTCTGCGCAAAAAACTGCTGGGGTTGCGACAATTTTATTTTCTTACCCTGACGTGCGTGGGTAGCTATCATACCTCTTTGAAACTGCCCGGAACAAATCCGCATAAAGGCAATCCGGTCTCTGTGAGCCGGGTCCATATTAGCCTGGATTTTAAAAATAAAACCGGAAAATCCTTGTTCTGCCGGGTCAATATATCCTTGGTTGCTTTTGTGAGGCTGTGGTGGTGGTGCTAACTGCAGAAACTGGTCTAAAAAAGTCTGTACACCAAAATTATTAATAGCACTGCCAAAAAATACCGGTGTTAATTTCCCGGCATCTATTTTTTCCTGGTCAAAGGGGTCCCCGGCGATGTCCAAAAGACCTATTTCTTCTTCAAGCTGTTTAATCTGGGTGTTATCCAAAAACTCTCTAACCTCGGTATTTTCTTGCCACGAACCGATTGCCGGAATGATTTCCCGTTCATCGTCCCCTTTAAATAGTTCAATCTGATTATTGCGCCGGTCGTAAATGCCACGAAAATCATATCCCATACCGATGGGCCAATTTAAAGGGCAGGAGCGCATACCCAAGACCTGTTCGATTTCTTCCAACAGGTCCAACGGCTCTTTGCCAAAACGGTCTAGTTTATTAATAAATGTAAATACAGGAATCTGTTGCAGGCGGCATGCCTCAAACAGTTTTATGGTCTGGGGTTCCACACCTTTGGCGGCATCTATCAACATTACCGCGCTATCTGCTGCTAGAAGGGTACGGTAAGTATCTTCACTAAAATCCTGATGTCCGGGAGTATCCAAAATATTAATAAGATGCTCTTTATAGGCAAACTGCATCACGCTGGATGTGACAGAAATGCCACGCTGCTTTTCAATTTCCATCCAATCAGAAGTAGCATACTTTTTTGTCTTTCTACCTTTGACCGAGCCAGCAAGTCGAATCGCT is part of the Metallumcola ferriviriculae genome and harbors:
- a CDS encoding peptide chain release factor 3, with protein sequence MVLNNGQSALEASIEKRRTFAIISHPDAGKTTLTEKLLLFGGAIRLAGSVKGRKTKKYATSDWMEIEKQRGISVTSSVMQFAYKEHLINILDTPGHQDFSEDTYRTLLAADSAVMLIDAAKGVEPQTIKLFEACRLQQIPVFTFINKLDRFGKEPLDLLEEIEQVLGMRSCPLNWPIGMGYDFRGIYDRRNNQIELFKGDDEREIIPAIGSWQENTEVREFLDNTQIKQLEEEIGLLDIAGDPFDQEKIDAGKLTPVFFGSAINNFGVQTFLDQFLQLAPPPQPHKSNQGYIDPAEQGFSGFIFKIQANMDPAHRDRIAFMRICSGQFQRGMIATHARQGKKIKLSQPQQFFAQSRDIIEEACAGDIVGIYDPGIFQIGDTVYEGKPLEYEELPQFSPEYFAKVFIKEAMKQKRFYKGLKQLAEEGAVQVYKSFLNGSEDIILGVVGELQFEVFQFRLLHEYGAEVILERLPHRLARWVRGEEIKTQELKSMNSLLAKDRFGQLVVLFKNETALNWVQSKNPTLNFVTTNREPLA